GTGTCCGGAGAGGCTCCCGCAGAATAGAAAATGGCGTCGTCAATGGAGCGCGCCTGCACATCGTCCAGAAAGTCCCGCGTCATCACCTGAATGTTGATGGGAATGTCACTAATCGGAACCGAGGTCTTGGTCGCCGAGACCGAACTGCCCGCATAATAGCCGAAGTCACGGGCCGAGTTCACCTCGAACGGTTTCAATTCGACAACCTCTCCCGATCCGGACGGGTCTTCCTGTGCCTGCACGCGGAACACTCCAAGCACTAGTGAACAAGCGGCCAACGAGACCTTACACATCAGGACCGGGCGCATACATGTTGTTTCCACGGATCTGTTTTTCATCTGATTTGCATTTTTCGGGGGTGGCGGGATGCGAATCTCCCTCGGAAAGAATTGTCGCATGATGACAAAGATTCGTTTTTTGTGTCAATACAGATTTTGATTTCGTTTCATTTGGAAAAGAAACACGCAAGACCTTGTTGCACCGTTCCCATGGCGGTTTTTAGAGCTATTAGACGGGTTCGGAATACATTCGAAATTGCCGTCTTTCCGATATTCGATTCAGTATGGTCCGCAACACCCATGCTGCAGGAATCCCTGTTTCACTAAACACGAACCAAAATCGAAACAAACGAGCGATGACCGGTCTTCGCTGCTGATCATGCTTGCCGTTCCCGTCAGCCTGGCGGAGACGAGGAAATCCGACGATCGACCCGTCCTATCCGACTGGTCGCACGCCGGCAACAAGGAGGCCCACCACCCACCTGCGGAGCGAATCTTCCCGGTGGACAGCTTCGGGGCCATCGCCAACGACGGCAGAGATGATTCCATCGCCCTGCAGGCTGCCATAGAGGCGGCGAAAAAGTCTGGAGGCGGTGTCGTCTATTTGCCCGAGGGCATGTATTACCTCGACCAACCGGTCCTTGTCACCGGGGACCAGATAACCATCCGAGGTGACGGTCCGTCCCGCACACGCCTTGTCTTCCGCTATGGCAAACTGACTGATGGACTGCACTTTGTCTACCCGGAGGCGGGCGGGACCATCGGCCCGGGCACATGGATCGAAGCACGGACGGACCCCCGCGGCCTTGTCCGATTCTCACTGTTTTCGGACGACCGACTGATCAAGTCGCAACAGGCTGCGCCGTTGGCTTCGTGGCAACAATCGTTTGCCTTGCGACTGCAGGGCGGGCGCCTCCCGGGGAAACGAACGTCTGGCTCCGTCATGTTGCGGGCCACGGCGGAATACGAAGATGGAACCCTCCTCGAAGCCAGCCTGCCGGCCGTCCTGGACGAAACCATGGAGAGCCCCCCGATTTTCCCCCAGATGGTCGGAATCGGGGCCATCACCTTCCTTGGGGCGCGCCCTCACGGACAACAGACTGCCCTTTCGCACGACGGCAAACGCGGCGATCGGGAACTCACCCTCTCCACTGCGGCGCATGGTTTCAGAACAGGTTCAAAGATCGAGTTGGTCGCGCCGAATACCGAACGCTGGTTCAGGGAGATCGGCTGCAAAGGACCGGAAAAACCGGATTACCGTCGCTATCATCTCCTGGTCACCGGCACTGCCGGCGAACGCCTAGAGATCGACCAGCCGTTGCGACTGGATTTTCCAGTGGTTGACGGATCGTTCGTCCGCAGGCTTGATCCGCTCGAGAATGCGGCCATCGAGTCGCTGGAGCTGGAGGTCCGAAGCGAAATCCCCAGCCTGAACGGAGTTGTCTTTCTGAACGTATGGGCCTGCCGGGCCCGCGACGTTCGCGTCCTCAATGCGGGCCGTCACCAGATGCTCTTCAGCGGAGCAAAGTGGTGCCGGTTGGAGGATTGTTTTTTCAGGGACCGGCGATCAAAGGGAGGCGGCACCGACTATGTCGGCTTCCAGGACGCCTACGACTGCCTGATGGACAATGTCATCGCCATGGACATGCGGCATGGTCCGGTTGTCCAATACTCGGCGGCCGGGAACGTGATCCGAAATAGTCGGTTCTTCGGCAGTGATGCCCAGTGGCACGCCGGCTGGTCGAACGAAAACCTTTTTGAAAACTGTCTCATCGTCTCCCGGCCAGAAACAGGGAGTTATGGCTACGGAATGTACGCCACACCGCCGGATGATCCTGGCCACGGCCCCAACGGGCCGCGCAACGTCATCTTCCATTGTGACGTGCACTCCCCCAAGGCTGGGGTCTGGCTGGGTGGCATGAACGATGGCTGGTTATTCCTCTACAACCGGTTTGTCGTCGAAGATGGCCCGGGCATGCTGGTGGCCGGGCCCGCCTCGGGCCACAAGATCATTGGCAATGTCTTCGTTCTCGCCAATCCAGGTTCGGCCGGAGTCGAGTTCACCGGAGCTGGGCATACCGGACATTCAGTCATCAATAACCGCTTCTACATGGCGGATGCAGTTCAGGTGCTGGGCGGGGAAGTTTCCGACACCGTAAGCAAATTCAACTCGACTTCGCCCTATCCTGAGGCGGCATGGCCGGCATTGCCGGAGCCTGCCGTTCCTTCCCTCTATCACTGGCAGGTCGACCATGATGGCAGGTAGGAAACTTCGCGGGCCTTCAGCTGAAAGAAACCCGGGATTCCACACGACCCTCCCGCTCCATCTGGAACCGGCCAAGGCGCAGGAGCAGGGCCTCCCTCAGTGACCGCATCGAAGGCTCACTCCAGCAGTTCCGGTACTGGTCAGGATCCGTCTCAAGGTCATAAAGCTCGCCGTCCTCTCCATCCCGATAAAGCACAAGCTTGTAACGCGAAGTAACCAATGTCTGTTGGTAAAGTGTGGTGGTCGTCGGACGGCACTCGATGAGGGTGCAATCCTGCACGCTTTCCTTCTCGCCGCGAAGAACCGGTGAAAGGTCCACGCCCTGCATCCCCACGGGGGCAGTCACTCCGGCCAGGCTGAGCACGGTCGCCGGCAGGTCGACGAGGTTGACCAGAGGAGCAATCGTACCGAGGGCTTCCACCCGACCCGGCCCCCAGACCAGCAAAGGCACGCGCTGGCAATCCTCGTAGGCCGTCACGCCTTTTCCCCACAAACCATGATGCCCATGCATTTCGCCATGGTCGCTTGTGAAGACAATGATGGTATCCTCCACCTGCCCGGTCTCCTCCAGCTTCTGAATGAGGAGACCCACGCGATCATCGATGAAAGCCAGCATACCCAAGGTGGCCTGGAGGGCGGCCTTTCTGCGGTCCGAGCGTTTCCCGGATCCGTAGACGCAGGGAACACCCTGTCCGTCCTTCCACGGTCCGAGCTCACGGCGGTAGCACGCCTCATAGACCGAGTGGCGGTCGGCGAACTCACCCTCCCGGTAGTCTTCAGGGATATCCATCAATGCCGGGTCCACCAAAGAAAACCACGGCTCCGGACAGACAAAGGGCTCGTGCGGGTCCTGAAAGCTCGCCCAGCAGAACCACGGCTCGTGCTCTCCGGCTTGTCGCCCGATGAAATCCTGGGTGCGCTCTGCGACCCACGCCGTATCGTGGTATTGCTCCGGAATGTTCCAAGGCCCGCAGGCGTAATGATCGTAGTCCTCGCGTCGGCAGGGAAACCAGTCGTGCCAATCCACCCCGGAGTCTTCCAGAAACACCCGGTAGTGCTGGGCCGGCCAGGCGTTGATGGTGTGCCCCGTCGATCCCTCAAACTCCTGAAAACCGAGGTAGGGCCCCCTCCATCCCCGGAAAAACTCCGGAGGGGGGGGGGCATCCATTCCAGCCATATGGCGCTCTTCATCCTGACGGCTCACGAAGTGCGACTTCCCGAAAAGTGCCGTCCGATAGCCGTTGTGCCCCAGCTGCGCGGGCAAAGTTCGACCTGGCATCGAGGGCAGACTCACGCCGATCGAGTAGGCCCCATGCGAAGACGGATAACGTCCCGTCAATAGCGAAACCCGCGTCGGCGTGCACATCGGAGACGGGCAATACGCCCGGTCGAAGTGGACCCCCCCCCGGGCCAAGCGATCAAGGTGCGGCGTGCGAACCGCCCGCAGACCCTTGACCCCAAGGTGGTCGGCCCTCTGCTGGTCGGTGCTGATCAGGAGGATGTTGGGACGGCTTCTCATCTGCCAGTATCAAGAGCTAAATGGCTAAATGAAACAAAAGAGACCATCTTTTCGAAACGTTGAAAAGGAAAATCCTTTTATTTGCCGATCGACCAATCTAGCCTGTATCGCCCCTGAAGCACCGATGAGGACAGACCCCAAAAACCGAACGCCTCCCCACATCCTGCTCATCACCACGGATCAGCAGCGTCATGATGCCACCGGATTGACCGGGCCTGGCTTCCTGCGGACGCCGCATTTCCAGCACTTGTGCAGCCAGGGAATCCGATTTGACCACGCCTACAGTGACTGCCCCCTGTGTGTTCCCGCGCGGACCACCATCATGACAGGCCAGCCGGCCTATTCCCACGGCCTCAGCGAAAACGGACCCACCCGAGGTGTGATTGACCGGAAGAGTTCCCTGCCTGGGCTACTGGGCGGACTGGGCTACCAGACAGTCGCCATCGGCAAGATGCATTTTGGCCCACAGCGGATGCGTCACGGTTTCCAGGAAATGATCCTGCCGGACGACTACTACCGTGAAATGGCGAAGCAGGGAACCGAATGCCAGCCGATGCGGCACGGCATTGGTCAGAACGAACTCTACCCTGCCCTCTCCACGGTGCCGGAGGCGAAAACACTGACAGCCTGGACCGCCGAGCAGTGCGTCGACTACATCCGCTACCGTCGGGATCCCGATTTGCCGTTTTTCCTCTGGTGCTCCTTCTCCAAGCCCCATCCCCCGCTCGATCCGCCGGAACCGTATTATTCGATGTATCTGGACAGCGCCATCCCGGATCCGGTCACCAGCGACTGGAGCAGCAGCGAGGACTGTCCGGTTGCAATCCGGCGCTTCATTGAGCGGCGCGGTTTCGACACAATGCATCCGGAGGTGATCAGGGCCGCCCGGGCCGCCTACTATGGACTCATCACCCAGATCGACTACAATATGGGAAGGGTTCTGGCTGCGTTGCAGGAATCGCGGATCCTCAAGGATACCCTGATCGTCTACACCTCCGATCACGGCGAATACCTGGGGGACCACCGGTGCTGCGCCAAGACCTTCTTCCATGAACAATCATCCCGCGTTCCGTTTGTCCTCCGCCTGCCACAGCGGGATGGGAGCACTCTGGTCAACCGGGTGGATGACCGTCTCGTCAGCCTGGCGGACATCTACCCGACACTGGTGCGGGCCGCAGGAGGGGACCTGGCGGATTCCGCTCATGGCCTCGACCTGATCGGCATGCTGGAGGGATCGGTGACGCCGCGTCAGTTCGTCGTCGGCCTTTCAGGCCCCTCATCCCGGCCTGAACACATCTCCATCACGGACGGACGATGGAAGTATCTCTACTATCCGGAAGGCCCGACCGAACAGCTTTTTGACCTGGCGGCGGATCCACTGGAGCAGACCGAGTTGTGCCGCAGGGATCGTGCGACGCATGTGGCCACGATCGATCGTCTCCGACACCTCATTCTGGAAGAGTTGAGAAAAAGGGGTCCAGCCTACCTTGCCGATGGCGAGTTGCCTGAATACGCCCGGCAGGGCGACAGTCTGGACGAACGTCGCAGCCGGGACTTCCCGGGATTCTCCACTGAATACAAGGATGTCGATACGCGCCACTAATCCAAGGTCACTCCCTCGGACGCCGCCCCGGATGCTGTCTTGATTCGGCCTCGAGCTGATCTACGATACCGGCACAGGTCGGATCTCCCAACCGGTTCTCGAATTCTCCCGGATCGGCATTCAAGTCATAGAGCTCGACCGGAATTCCGTCGCGAACGATCAGCTTCCAGTCGCGGGTGCGGATCATGAACAGGTCGTTGATCTGCGAGAATACCGCCTCCCGCCACCCGCCTCCTGCCGGACGACCATGAAGGAGGGGCTCGAGTGAACGGCCGCCGGCCCCTTGCGGAATCCCGATGCCTGCGATGTCGCACAGGGTCGGCAGAAGGTCAACGTGTTCAACCAGTTCATCACGCCCACCCGGGGAGATTCCGGGACCACTGACACAGAAGGGAACGTGCACGCTCTGTTCGTACATACAGAACTTCAGGAAGAGCCGGTGGTCGAACAACTGCTCCCCGTGGTCGCTGGTCCAGATGATCCAGGTGTTGTCGAGCAAACCACGATCCCGAAGGTGCTGAAGGATGGCACCCGCGCTGCGGTCAGCCACCTCCACCATGCCGAAATAGCCGGCCATCATCTGGCGAATCTCGACGTCGGTCAGATGCTCCCACTTGCGGCGCCGGTCCAGCTGCCGCAGTTCCGGAGGCGCTGCGTCCTCCGGATCCTGCGCGGGCAGGGAAATCGAATCCTGCTGATGGGCCGCGTAAGCCTCGACCGGTGGGAAGAACGGTGGATGCGGTTCATAGATACTCGCCCAGCAAAAGAACGGTTCATCGCCATCAACCGCCTCGTCGATCAGCCTGTTGACATTCCTGGCGACAAAGTGCCCCCAGAATGCACTTTCCGGCAGTGGTGAGGGTCCCCCCATTGCGGTGCGCACAAACGGGGTTTCATGCTCAAGGCGGAAACGTTCACTCCACTGCACCGGCAGGGATTCCAGCCACATTTCCCGGGAGATCAGCGGCTCATAACCGGTATCAGTCGTTGCGCTGCTCCAGTGCATATGGCCTGCCTGGAAACAACGGTAACCCTCGTCCCGGAAAAGGTGCGCGAGAGTGCGAATCGGACCCAATGGGTTGACGTCGTTGAATCGGACGCCATGCGATGCCACATACTGTCCCGTTGCCAGGCTGTAGCGGGCGGGGGCACAGACGGGAGCCTGGGTGTAGGCCGAACGAAAGTCGACGCTCCGGGAAACCAGAGCGTCGAGGTGGGGCGTCCGGACATGCGGGTGGCCCCGGCAGGACAACGCGTCATACCGATGCTGGTCCGTCATCAGAACAAGGATATTGGGCCGACTGGGGTTCATGGAATTCTCATGGTTGATGTCTCACTCCAGCAGCCCCGTTTCACGGATTCGGCGCCCACGCTTGTCGAGAGGAATCCGCAAGCTGAGAATCTGCCAGGGCGACACCCGCCCTTCCCAGGTCAGCCTGCCGGCGAAACCCGCTTTCACCCGGGCTTCCGTGCGGCGCCCGCGCGTTTCCTGAATCCGGAGAATCAGATCCCGTCCGTCCTCCGCGGGCTTGATCGCGTAAATGGCAACCGAAGCGGGATGAACCTCCAGGAGCGAGGCCTCGGCGGGAAGGGCGCCCTGGTGACCATGATCGACCACCCGTTCGGCGGGACAGTCGGCTTCCCAAGCCAGGCGGTGAAGATTCAGGCTTTGTATCGATGTTCCCGCGACAAGCGTCATCCGGTATTCCATCCTCCCGGTATCCAGACAGGGATTCTCGATCGGATCCGCAACCTCCCTTGGATGATGATGCGCATAGAAGCTGGACCGGGCCAGGGTGACCCCGATGACGCCCTTCCGGCAGCAATAACTGATTGGCCGATCGGCCACCAGCCCCAGACTGCGGGCCCTCCCGCCCACACGTCCGCCTATGGCGAGCCATTCGTGCGCAGGCTTCTCCCCGCCATCGGCCTCACGGGAAACCTGCCCTCCCGGTTCGCTGGCCAGGGTCTGGGAAGCATCCCGGAAACAGGTCGGTATCACCAGCCGGAGAAGCTGGCGCGGCTCCTGCCAGTTCATTACAATCCTCAGGTCAACCTCCCGTCGGGCTCGCCGGAGCGTGAAATAGAGGACGATCGACGAATCCCGCCAACGGGCCTCTTGCCGAGTGATCCGGACCAGGGGGCCCGCCTCCATGATCTTTGTTTCAATCAGCTCTGCTTCACCCAGAGCTTCGTCATATCCGGTCAGATTGTGCCCCCAGGTGTCACCACTGTCTTTCAGTATCTCCAGACGCATGGATCGGGAAAGGAGATTCCCCTCGCCCTTCAGACCGAGGCGGCTGAGACCGGGGTGGCGCCTGCTGATGCGGACATGGGAAAAGTCAGACTTTGGCAGTCGCGGCGCCGTGCCCTCGCCAAGCGAAAAGGCCCGGTAGCCGAATGCCGGAAGGTTCGCGATCACCTGAAGTTTTCTCCATTCCATTCCCATGGGTCCGAAGCAGGTTTCCGCTGCAGTCCACTGGATGGCAACCTTCCGGCCTATTGCATCCCGCAAATGTGTGATGGGCGCCTCGCCGGTGGGGACAACGAAGGTGTCGAAGGCGACGCTGGCCTGCCGTTTCCAGGGCAGCGGGTTGAAGAGCGTCAATACACCCTTTTCCGCCCAGCTGGTATCGACGTTGCGCGCCAGGCGGTGTAGGGCATGATCAAGTGAGGAATCCGCCATATGGGCGGCGTGCCCGAACTCATCGCTGATGCCCGTATCGGCAGATGCGACGCAGGTTCCGCCGAGGATATCGTGGAATTGATTGAAAAGAAGACTGCGCCACGCCGGCAGCAGTGATCTCTCGAGATCCGGCTGCGATTTCAGGCCCGTCATGCGCACCATGGACCGGGCAAACTCCGCTTTCAGCAAGCTTCGTTCCGTACGCCGACTCGCCCGCTTGATGATGCCGTGAGCGGCATAACAGCCGATGTTGACGTACTGCAGCCCCTGCCGCAGCACCGGGATGGAGGCAATGGCTTCAGCCCGCCGTACCTCCGAGAAATATTCGCCCAAGGTGGAGAAGCGGATTTCAGGAAGCGAGGGATCCTCCTGCAGTTCCCTGATCCGGTCGATGAGCCGGCGGGTTGGGCCGCCCCCGTGATTCCCCACGCCAAGGAAGAAGGGGGCGTGGTCGATTCCGGAAGGGAAACTGGTCCCGGCTTCATGGCGCAGTTGCCTCTCGAGGTCGTCAGCAGTCGCGGCGGGACTCTGGCCATAGCTGCGCGGAATGCGCCAGCAGAGCACGCGCGAACCATCCGGAGATTCCCACCAAAACAGGTTCGGGTAAGGTAATCCGGCGGTATTCCGAAACGGCCTCATGCAAACATAAGCATCCATGCCGGAAAGGACGAGCAACTGGGGCAGGTTGCCGGAGTGTCCGAATGTATCCACGTTGTATCCGATTCTAACGTCCACCCCGAAAGCGTCCTGGAACCAGCGTTTTCCGTAGAGCGATTGCCGGACAAAGCTCTCACCGAGGGGCAGATTGCAGTCGGGCTGAACTTCCCAGCCGTTGACGACTTCCCAGCGACCGGCCTTGACCAGATTCTGGATGGCCCTGAAAAGCCCGGGATCAGCCTCCTCGATCCAGCGATAAACAGCGGCTGAAGATCTTGTGAATCTCATGTCCGGCTCGTTCTCGAGAAACTTCACGGCACTGCCGATGGTGGTCAGGGCCTCCGAGTAACCATCCCTGCGATGCCATATCCAGACGGGATCCAGATGAGCCTGGCAGATGAGGTGAACAGTTCTCCTTTGTTTCATCTGGGTGGAAACCCTGGGATTGAGCGAAGGCATCCGCAGCCTTGGACATTTCACGATTGTCAATAGCCAGCCGGGTTCAAAGAATGCAATCGATAATTGCGAGACCTGTTTCAATTTGTCTCAAGATTATAATGAAACAAAAACCCAATATCCTGTTTATCCTGACCGATCAGCAGGCAACCCACACCTTGGGTTGTTACGGGGCTCCCGTGGCCCGCTCCCCCCATATCGACCGCGTGGCTGCAGACGGCGTCCGATTCGACCGGGCCTATACCCCCTGCGCGCTTTGCACGCCGGCGCGGGCCAGCCTCCTGACCGGACTCTACCCGCACAACCACGGAGCGCTCTTCAATACGGGTGCCTACTCACGCTTCAGCGAAGAGCAAACCGGACAGGGACTGGCCACCTACCCGCCCCTTCTGAGGCGAGGCGGCTACCACACCGCCTACACAGGCAAATGGCACGCCGGCATCACCCGCACGGCCGCGGACCTGGGGCTGGAAGGATTCAGCCTGCCCGACTACGGGGCCATCCGCATGGATCCGGGCTACCTTGGCCATCTGGAGCGCATTGGACAGACAGCCCCCCGGCGCCATATTGAGTTTGTCGCCGAAGGCGGTCAGCCGGAAGCAAGCGGCGGCAATACCAGTGGCTGGATAAGCGGAACCGTGGAATCCTCCCCCTGTCACTACATCACGGATCTGACCATTGAACACCTCGAGAACCGAACTTCCGAAGGTGAACCTTGGTTCATGGCCGTTAATTTCTGGGAACCCCATGCCCCTTATCTTCCGACCGAAGACTACAGGGACCTTTACGATCCGGCGGCGATTCGTGAATGGGCGAGTTTCCGCGACAATCTTGATGGACGTCCCGCGCTGCACCGGATGCTGCGTGAGGACATATTCCCGGCTGCGGCGAGTGCCTCCTGGGTAGAGTGGTCCCGAGTCATCAGTCGGTACTACGCCCAGGCGGCGATGGTGGATTTCCAGGTCGGTCGCCTCATGGATTGGCTACGGACAAAAGGACTCTACGATGACTGCCTGATCGTCTTCAGTTCCGATCACGGAGAATCCATCGGTGTTCATGGCGGGGCCTTCGACAAGGGCGGCATGGCCTACGAGGAAATCTATCGGATTCCACTGATCGTGAAGCTTCCGGGCGGCCGGCATTCCGGTGAATCCCGGCAGTCTCTGGTCAGTCTCTTTGACCTGGCCCCAACCTTCTGCGACTGCGCAGGCAATTCCCTCGACGGCATTGATGCCCGGAGTCTCTGGCCCGTGCTGGATCACGGGGATTGTGAGGGCCGTTCCTTTCTCCTCTCGGAGGACCATGGGCACCGGGTTCCGTTCGGACAGCGGATCCTTTGGGGGGACCGCTACAAATACGTATGGAACCTGTCCGACACAGACGAATTGCATGATCTGGCGGAAGATCCGGCGGAACTGCACAACCGCATCGCCGATCCCGGCCTCGACGACATCCGGGAGGAATTCCGCGCCGAGTTGCTGAGACAGATCACCACCAATCACGATCGCTTGGGTCCGCAAGTCACGCAAATGCTGAAGAAGGAACGATTCCGGGTGTCGTGAAGAGCTCACAACCGAATTTTCTGTTTTTCTTCCCCGACCAGTGGCGCTGGGACTGGCTCGGTGCCATTGGACGGGTCCCGGTCAGGACGCCCTGCCTGGACCGTCTGGCCGGCCAGGGCATCCTGTTCCGAGAAATGCGGGTCAACTGCCCCCTCAGTGGACCCAGCCGGGCAGGCCTGGCGACGGGGCTGCGGTTCCACCACGCCGGGGTCAAGAACAACAACGACGAGCTTGACCCGGCCCGTCCCAACTTCATCAGGGAACTCGCCCGGGCCGGCTATCAGGTAATGACCTCGGGGAAGAGCGACCTTCACACCGCTAGTGAGAATTTCACCACTTCCGGATGGCATCCTCATCTCGACAAGCTTGGCTTCACTTCCGGTGTTGATTACGCGGGCAAGTGGCGGGGGGTCAACCTCATGCAGAGTGGACGGCCCGATGCCTACGGGGCCTTCCTTGAAATGGAGGGACTCGCGGAGCCTTACCTTGAAGACATGCGGCAAAGGGATCGCCAGCGTCGCGATCGCAAAACCGGCCGGCTTTCAACAGCCCCATCGCCCCTGCCGGAAACGGCCACGACGGATGCCTTCTGCGGTCGCGAAAGCCTGCGCCTCCTGCAGGATGCGGCAGACGACAAACCGTGGTTCATGTGGATCAACTTTCCCGGCCCGCACGAGCCATTCGATCCGCCCCAATCCTATCAGGAGAGTTTCCTGGAAACGCGATTCCCTGCGCCGATTGACCCTGCCAAGGGAACTGAGGAAGACGACCAGGGAGTCAGGAGGAACTACGCAGCCATGATTGGGCATATCGACCGCTGGATCGGCGAATTGATCGGGTGCGTTGAGGCACGGGGCGACCTGGACAATACCTACCTGATTTTCGCATCCGACCACGGAGAAATGCTGGGCGACCATGGGAAATGGTACAAACAGCTGCCTTATGAGGCATCCATCCATGTCCCCTTGATCATCGCGGGGCCCGGCATACCGGCCGGAAGACAATGCGATGCCCTTGCCGAACTGATCGACCTCAATCCGACCTTCCTCGAGCTGGCCGGACTTGGACCGCTCCCGGGTTCCGACGGACGTTCCCTTGCGCCCCTGTTGCTCAATCCCGACGCAGGCCACCGCGCAACGACGATCTCCGCTCTCAATTCCTGGCGGACAATCTTTGATGGACGCCACAAGTTGACGGAATGGATGGATGGTTCGATCAGCCTTTGGGACTGCTTCAGGGATCCGGATGAACTGGAAAACCTCGTCCACCAACCTGAGTATGCGGACATTTCAGCCGCCCTGCTGATCGAACTTCGCCGGGAAAGCCCGTGGTTTCCGGGCGAACACGGATACAGGCCCGGTCGAGGCGATCCCTGACATCGGCCCTGCTGCGCGTCTCGCCGCCTCATCACTCTTGAGACTGCTCAGCCTGATCTGCGCGTCTATTCGAGTTCCCTGGGATGGCGCCGTTTCAGTTCCGGTACCGCGTATCCACGCCCGGTGGCCTCAAGGCGCTCGATGTAAGCCCTCAACTGTCCCCGTGCATGGAATGGCCCGCCTTCCCGTATGACTGTCCAGAGAGGATCCACATCACTGCCGGATTTTTCCATCAGCGCGTCGTGCCAATCGCTCAGGTAACGAAGCGCCAGGTTGCAGAGCTCGGGATGCTGTTTCGCCAGATCATGCTGCTCATGTGGATCCTTCTCCAGATCAAAAAGCATCTCCCGCGGGAACAGGCGGAATCCATCGTGATAGGTGCGTATATAGATATGGTCCCCGAAGCGGACCGCCCGCTGGCAGACGTGCGCGCATTGGCTGAGGACAAGGAACTCCCTCCCCCTGTTCTCCGCGTGCTGCAGGCTGGCCAGGAAACTTGATCCATCCCAGGAGGCCGGTGCATCGAACCGGAGCCATTCGGCCAGGGTCGGCGCCAGATCAATCTGATAGTGCAGACCGTCATCCGTACCGCCTCTGACCACGTCCGGCCCTTTCACGATCATGGGGACCCGGCAGGTGATGGCGTCCGCAGTGCCGTGCTCACCATAAATTCCGAGTTCACCCTGGTTCTCCCCGTGATCCGCTGTGATGATGATGACGGTATCCTCGTAGACACCCGACTCCTTCAGGCACTGGACAATCCGGCCGACATGGTCGTCCACGTAACGGATCGCCGTGTCGTAGCCGTTGATCCAGTCCGTCAGGTCATCCAGATTCTTCAGTTCCCCAAGCTCCCGGGGGTAGTGG
The Opitutaceae bacterium genome window above contains:
- a CDS encoding sulfatase-like hydrolase/transferase, translated to MKSSQPNFLFFFPDQWRWDWLGAIGRVPVRTPCLDRLAGQGILFREMRVNCPLSGPSRAGLATGLRFHHAGVKNNNDELDPARPNFIRELARAGYQVMTSGKSDLHTASENFTTSGWHPHLDKLGFTSGVDYAGKWRGVNLMQSGRPDAYGAFLEMEGLAEPYLEDMRQRDRQRRDRKTGRLSTAPSPLPETATTDAFCGRESLRLLQDAADDKPWFMWINFPGPHEPFDPPQSYQESFLETRFPAPIDPAKGTEEDDQGVRRNYAAMIGHIDRWIGELIGCVEARGDLDNTYLIFASDHGEMLGDHGKWYKQLPYEASIHVPLIIAGPGIPAGRQCDALAELIDLNPTFLELAGLGPLPGSDGRSLAPLLLNPDAGHRATTISALNSWRTIFDGRHKLTEWMDGSISLWDCFRDPDELENLVHQPEYADISAALLIELRRESPWFPGEHGYRPGRGDP
- a CDS encoding sulfatase, which encodes MRILYIDIDALRPDHLGCYGYHRETSPNIDAIAREGMRFNQYYCSDAPCLPSRTALYTGMFGIHSGVVGHGGTAADPRIEGPERGFRDRIESDALATRLNEAAGLHTAQISPFGHRHAARQFLAGFNEIHNTGKGGIESAGDVQPILEKWLSENASRDNWYLHVNYWDVHTPYRVPKEYPCPFEDVPIADWLSEEILTEHRRHPSPHGACELGMFTDANNCHYPRELGELKNLDDLTDWINGYDTAIRYVDDHVGRIVQCLKESGVYEDTVIIITADHGENQGELGIYGEHGTADAITCRVPMIVKGPDVVRGGTDDGLHYQIDLAPTLAEWLRFDAPASWDGSSFLASLQHAENRGREFLVLSQCAHVCQRAVRFGDHIYIRTYHDGFRLFPREMLFDLEKDPHEQHDLAKQHPELCNLALRYLSDWHDALMEKSGSDVDPLWTVIREGGPFHARGQLRAYIERLEATGRGYAVPELKRRHPRELE